Proteins from one Nerophis lumbriciformis linkage group LG16, RoL_Nlum_v2.1, whole genome shotgun sequence genomic window:
- the cops6 gene encoding COP9 signalosome complex subunit 6 translates to MASGMTGSVSVALHPLVILNISDHWIRIRSQEGRPMQVIGALIGKQEGRNIEVMNSFELLSHTTDDKVHIDKEYYYIKEEQFKQVFKEMEFLGWYTTGGPPDQSDIHIHKQVCEIIESPLFLKLNPLTKHTDLPVSVFESVIDIISGEATMLFAELNYTLATEEAERIGVDHVARMTATGTGENSTVAEHLIVQHSAIKMLHSRVKIILEYVKAAEAGEVPFNHEILREANALCHRLPVLSTIKFKTDFYDQCNDVGLMAYLGSITKTCNSMNQFINKFNVLYDRQGIGRRMRGLFF, encoded by the exons ATGGCTTCCGGCATGACCGGCAGCGTCTCGGTGGCTTTGCATCCTCTCGTCATTCTCAACATATCCGACCACTGGATACGGATCCGTTCACAAGAGGGCCGACCCatgcaag TCATCGGCGCGCTCATCGGGAAGCAAGAGGGCCGGAACATCGAGGTGATGAACTCCTTTGAGCTGCTTTCGCACACCACGGACGACAAAGTGCACATTGACAAGGAGTACTACTACATCAAGGAGGAGCAAT TCAAACAGGTGTTCAAAGAAATGGAGTTCCTGGGCTGGTACACCACCGGCGGCCCCCCGGACCAGTCTGATATCCATATTCACAAGCAG GTGTGTGAAATCATCGAGAGTCCGCTCTTCCTCAAGCTCAACCCGTTGACCAAACACACTGAT CTGCCGGTCAGCGTGTTCGAGTCCGTCATCGACATCATCAGCGGCGAG GCCACCATGCTGTTCGCCGAGCTGAACTACACCCTCGCCACGGAGGAGGCCGAGAGGATCGGCGTGGACCACGTGGCCCGCATGACGGCCACTGGCACCGGAGAGAACTCCACAG TCGCCGAGCACCTGATAGTCCAGCACAGCGCCATCAAGATGCTGCACAGTCGCGTGAAGATCATCCTGGAGTACGTCAAAGCCGCGGAAGCAG GTGAAGTTCCGTTCAACCACGAGATCTTGCGAGAAGCCAACGCCCTGTGCCACCGACTGCCGGTCCTCAGCACCATCAAGTTCAAAACGGACTTCTACGAC CAATGCAACGACGTGGGCCTCATGGCCTACCTGGGCTCCATCACCAAGACCTGCAACAGCATGAACCAGTTCATCAACAAGTTCAACGTCCTCTACGACCGCCAGGGCATCGGACGCCGGATGAGAGGACTCTTTTTCTGA